In Lates calcarifer isolate ASB-BC8 linkage group LG15, TLL_Latcal_v3, whole genome shotgun sequence, one genomic interval encodes:
- the si:ch211-1i11.3 gene encoding mitogen-activated protein kinase kinase kinase 5 isoform X2 — MYTTERRRMSLHELKRKDPVWVSAGSLWQDALAIELSASSSGKQIVSPRSRTRAVSVAYIVNEDASVPQTEENLSLKCLKEACADVHAVFKSISFDRISLGTTDILDSFYNADVAVVEMSDTFCQPSLFYHLGVRESFSMTNNIILYCYKQDSDLQATKEQCGSYTFIPYVVSPQGKVFACDATIMTGIKELMQPSFQLEPLLTPLVERLVHLLSNVHIQSSEYFRESIRHEIRMARERFSGQALSEELSHIQKRLDSVELLTPDIVMNLILSYRDIQDYDAIIKLVETLNHLPMCLVARHQNIQFHYIFALNRRNQPGDRTKALEAILPIVETGHKVASDVYCLCGRIYKDMFMSSGFTDHYSRDQACYWYGKAFETEPTLHSGINNVVLLMAAGHEFDTSIELRKLGVTLSTLLGRKGSLEKMRDYWDVGFFLGANILANEHRKVIEASEKLYRLKAPIWYVASIMETYILYRQFAKLPEVASLKQDTVDFWMELLLQTCKPTVSTDRCPVLILEPSKVFQPAIVCVSEEDESRTVQLKHVTPLKKGLHQWTFPASEIRGVSASKIDERSCFLYVHYNSDDFQLCFPSELHCQGFCELVNSLLQQAEDSAQDLEHLTGGILEYIYETNENGDKVVLGKGTYGVVYAGRDLSNQVRIAIKEIPEKDSTYSQPLHEEIALHKRLKHRNIVQYLGSVSQDGFIKIFMEEVPGGSLSSLLRSKWGPLKDNEATIIFYTKQILEGLKYLHDNQIVHRDIKGDNVLINTYSGVLKISDFGTSKRLAGINPCTETFTGTLQYMAPEIIDQGPRGYGKPADIWSLGCTIIEMATGKTPFHELGSPQAAMFKVGMFKIHPRVPECMSEEAKGFIMNCFVPNPDDRATAAELLMDTFLRSSPKKKAKAPQESEPKDSLSDYQRSLSVPISIHVEDADSYSDSIDLSCSLDFRRPQSACLGIEVSENPPSTSSFLLIPEDSPSEMSSPAATEENIGLFMLRKDSERRATLHRVLTDYISHVISNLQESVPQYGKGSSLTADHITKLICCLRDNIRSPDRKQLTSELLDLRAILLAASVPMNSLQAVLFSFQDAVKRVLKQQRVKPHWMFALDNLLRQAVQEAITVLLPELKLQLQSSFEIDDSMPEEQSADPDTPVVPVSDQLGAPADLQQAESTNEITPTADPQSPTDLVLNTSCPLSEKLRDLRLETRRLLSQLNEKEREYQELLRTSVQRKQEQIDALRKAADTEDGELASQKSSNPEVKALVRWLKSIPIDQDTIDKLLSHDFTLDCLLYMASRDDLIYCGIRGGMLCRIWAAITARRKTQLSTHNEDSEDTLL; from the exons GCCTTCCCTCTTCTATCACCTCGGAGTGAGAGAAAGTTTCAGCATGACCAATAACATTATTCTGTACTGTTACAAGCAAGATAGTGATCTGCAGGCTACCAAG GAGCAGTGTGGAAGTTACACATTCATCCCTTATGTAGTGTCGCCTCAAGGCAAAGTGTTTGCCTGTGATGCCACAATAATGACTGGTATCAAAGAGTTGATGCAGCCTAGTTTCCAGCTGGAGCCTCTGCTTACTCCGCTGGTGGAAAGACTGGTGCATCTGCTGAGCAATGTACACATCCAGTCCAG TGAGTACTTCCGGGAGTCAATCAGGCATGAGATTCGTATGGCACGGGAGCGATTCAGCGGCCAAGCCCTGAGTGAAGAGCTGAGCCACATCCAGAAACGCCTGGACAGTGTAGAGCTGCTCACCCCGGATATAGTTATGAATCTGATACTGTCCTACAGGGACATTCAG GACTACGATGCCATAATCAAACTGGTGGAGACTCTGAACCACCTCCCCATGTGTTTGGTAGCAAGACATCAGAATATCCAGTTTCACTACATATTTGCCCTTAACAG GAGGAATCAACCTGGAGATCGCACCAAGGCTTTGGAGGCAATTTTGCCTATTGTGGAGACGGGGCACAAGGTAGCATCAGATGTCTACTGCCTGTGTGGACGGATCTACAAAGACATGTTCATGAGCTCTGGGTTCACTGATCACTACAGCAGAGATCAGGCCTGCTATTG GTATGGAAAAGCTTTTGAGACAGAGCCAACTCTTCACTCTGGTATCAATAATGTTGTCCTCCTGATGGCAGCTGGCCATGAGTTTGACACTTCTATTGAGCTGCGCAAACTAG GTGTGACTCTAAGCACCCTGCTTGGTAGGAAGGGTAGCCTGGAGAAGATGAGGGACTACTGGGATGTCGGCTTCTTCCTCGGAGCAAACATTTTAGCTAACGAACACAGGAAAGTCATTGAGGCCTCTGAGAAACTCTACAGGCTCAAGGCTCCTATCTG GTATGTGGCATCCATTATGGAAACGTATATCCTGTACCGTCAGTTTGCCAAACTGCCTGAGGTGGCGTCTCTTAAACAGGACACCGTGGACTTCTGGATGGAGCTGCTATTGCAGACCTGTAAACCCACCGTCTCCACAGACCGCTGCCCA GTGCTCATTCTGGAGCCCAGTAAAGTCTTTCAACCagctattgtgtgtgtgagtgaggagGACGAAAGTCGCACTGTCCAGTTGAAGCACGTCACGCCCTTAAAG AAAGGCTTACACCAGTGGACTTTCCCAGCCTCTGAAATCCGTGGTGTGAG TGCTTCAAAGATTGATGAGCGGAGCTGCTTCCTATACGTCCACTATAACTCAGATGATTTCCAGCTCTGCTTCCCCTCTGAGCTTCACTGTCAAGG TTTCTGCGAGCTGGTGAACTCTCTGCTTCAGCAGGCTGAAGACTCTGCTCAGGACCTGGAACATCTAACTGGAGGAATATTAGAG TACATCTACGAGACAAATGAGAATGGCGACAAGGTGGTTTTGGGTAAAGGAACATATGGGGTGGTCTACGCCGGTAGGGACCTGAGCAACCAAGTACGAATCGCCATCAAAGAGATCCCCGAGAAGGACAGCAC GTACTCCCAGCCTCTTCATGAGGAGATAGCTCTGCACAAGAGGCTAAAACACAGGAATATTGTCCAGTACCTGGGCTCTGTCAGTCAGGATGGTTTCATTAAGATCTTCATGGAGGAAGTTCCAGGAG GCAGTTTGTCATCCCTCCTGCGCTCCAAATGGGGTCCTCTGAAAGACAATGAAGCCACCATCATCTTCTACACCAAACAGATCCTTGAGGGGCTCAAATACCTTCATGACAATCAGATAGTCCACAGAGACATTAAG GGCGACAATGTATTGATCAACACATATAGTGGAGTCCTGAAGATCTCTGACTTTGGAACCTCCAAACGGTTAGCAGGGATTAACCCTTGTACTGAGACCTTCACTG GAACTCTCCAGTATATGGCCCCAGAGATTATAGACCAAGGGCCTCGGGGTTATGGGAAGCCGGCTGATATCTGGTCCCTAGGGTGCACTATTATAGAAATGGCAACAGGCAAAACACCCTTCCATGAGCTGGGAAGTCCTCAGGCAGCTATGTTCAAG GTGGGCATGTTTAAGATCCACCCCAGAGTTCCAGAGTGCATGTCAGAAGAAGCGAAGGGCTTCATCATGAACTGTTTCGTGCCAAACCCGGATGACAGAGCCACAGCGGCAGAGCTGCTGATGGACACCTTCCTCAGGTCGTCTCCCAAGAAGAAGGCCAAGGCTCCGCAGGAATCAGAACCTAAAGACTCCCTTTCTG ACTATCAACGCAGCCTGTCTGTGCCTATCTCCATCCATGTGGAGGACGCTGATTCATACTCGGATTCAATTGACCTGTCCTGCTCCCTGGACTTCAGGAGGCCTCAGTCCGCCTGTTTAGGAATTGAAGTCTCAGAGAACCCACCTAGCACCAGCAGCTTCCTGCT AATACCAGAGGACTCTCCCTCAGAAATGAGCAGTCCAGCCGCAACAGAGGAGAACATTGGCCTTTTTATGCTGAGAAAGGACAGTGAGAGGAGAGCCACCCTGCACCGGGTCCTCACTGATTATATCAGTCATGTCATCTCTAATTTACAGGAGTCGGTGCCTCAG TACGGCAAGGGATCATCGCTCACTGCAGACCACATCACCAAGCTCATCTGTTGCTTGCGAGACAACATCCGCTCCCCGGATAGGAAGCAGCTGACCAGTGAGCTGCTGGACCTCCGAGCCATTCTGCTTGCTGCCTCAGTGCCTATGAACAGCCTGCAGGCAGTGCTGTTCAGCTTTCAAGATGCA GTGAAGAGGGTGTTAAAGCAACAGCGAGTGAAACCTCATTGGATGTTTGCTCTGGACAATCTGCTGAGACAGGCAGTACAGGAAGCCATCACTGTGCTCCTACCAG AGCTGAAACTCCAGCTGCAGTCCTCATTCGAGATTGACGACAGCATGCCCGAGGAGCAGTCTGCTGACCCAGACACTCCTGTGGTTCCTGTGTCTGACCAGCTGGGGGCGCCAGCAGACCTACAGCAGGCTGAATCCACAAACGAGATCACGCCTACAGCTGACCCCCAATCTCCTACAGACCTTGTCCTCAATACCAGCTGTCCCCTCAGTGAGAAACTGAGAGATCTACGACTAGAGACCAGAAG actgCTGAGTCAGCTgaatgagaaggagagagagtacCAGGAGCTACTGAGGACCTCTgtccagaggaaacaggaacagaTAGATGCATTGAGGAAAGCAGCCGACACTGAAG ATGGTGAGCTAGCTTCACAGAAAAGCTCTAACCCAGAGGTGAAGGCTTTGGTGCGCTGGCTCAAGTCTATCCCTATAGATCAAGACACCATTGATAAG TTGCTCTCTCATGACTTCACCTTGGACTGTCTCCTCTACATGGCCTCCAGAGATGATTTGATATATTGTGGTATAAG AGGCGGCATGCTGTGTCGAATCTGGGCAGCCATCACAGCTCGCAGGAAGACACAGCTCAGCACGCACAATGAGGACAGCGAGGACACTCTTCTTTAA
- the si:ch211-1i11.3 gene encoding mitogen-activated protein kinase kinase kinase 5 isoform X1: MYTTERRRMSLHELKRKDPVWVSAGSLWQDALAIELSASSSGKQIVSPRSRTRAVSVAYIVNEDASVPQTEENLSLKCLKEACADVHAVFKSISFDRISLGTTDILDSFYNADVAVVEMSDTFCQPSLFYHLGVRESFSMTNNIILYCYKQDSDLQATKEQCGSYTFIPYVVSPQGKVFACDATIMTGIKELMQPSFQLEPLLTPLVERLVHLLSNVHIQSSEYFRESIRHEIRMARERFSGQALSEELSHIQKRLDSVELLTPDIVMNLILSYRDIQDYDAIIKLVETLNHLPMCLVARHQNIQFHYIFALNRRNQPGDRTKALEAILPIVETGHKVASDVYCLCGRIYKDMFMSSGFTDHYSRDQACYWYGKAFETEPTLHSGINNVVLLMAAGHEFDTSIELRKLGVTLSTLLGRKGSLEKMRDYWDVGFFLGANILANEHRKVIEASEKLYRLKAPIWYVASIMETYILYRQFAKLPEVASLKQDTVDFWMELLLQTCKPTVSTDRCPVLILEPSKVFQPAIVCVSEEDESRTVQLKHVTPLKKGLHQWTFPASEIRGVSASKIDERSCFLYVHYNSDDFQLCFPSELHCQGFCELVNSLLQQAEDSAQDLEHLTGGILEYIYETNENGDKVVLGKGTYGVVYAGRDLSNQVRIAIKEIPEKDSTYSQPLHEEIALHKRLKHRNIVQYLGSVSQDGFIKIFMEEVPGGSLSSLLRSKWGPLKDNEATIIFYTKQILEGLKYLHDNQIVHRDIKGDNVLINTYSGVLKISDFGTSKRLAGINPCTETFTGTLQYMAPEIIDQGPRGYGKPADIWSLGCTIIEMATGKTPFHELGSPQAAMFKVGMFKIHPRVPECMSEEAKGFIMNCFVPNPDDRATAAELLMDTFLRSSPKKKAKAPQESEPKDSLSADYQRSLSVPISIHVEDADSYSDSIDLSCSLDFRRPQSACLGIEVSENPPSTSSFLLIPEDSPSEMSSPAATEENIGLFMLRKDSERRATLHRVLTDYISHVISNLQESVPQYGKGSSLTADHITKLICCLRDNIRSPDRKQLTSELLDLRAILLAASVPMNSLQAVLFSFQDAVKRVLKQQRVKPHWMFALDNLLRQAVQEAITVLLPELKLQLQSSFEIDDSMPEEQSADPDTPVVPVSDQLGAPADLQQAESTNEITPTADPQSPTDLVLNTSCPLSEKLRDLRLETRRLLSQLNEKEREYQELLRTSVQRKQEQIDALRKAADTEDGELASQKSSNPEVKALVRWLKSIPIDQDTIDKLLSHDFTLDCLLYMASRDDLIYCGIRGGMLCRIWAAITARRKTQLSTHNEDSEDTLL; this comes from the exons GCCTTCCCTCTTCTATCACCTCGGAGTGAGAGAAAGTTTCAGCATGACCAATAACATTATTCTGTACTGTTACAAGCAAGATAGTGATCTGCAGGCTACCAAG GAGCAGTGTGGAAGTTACACATTCATCCCTTATGTAGTGTCGCCTCAAGGCAAAGTGTTTGCCTGTGATGCCACAATAATGACTGGTATCAAAGAGTTGATGCAGCCTAGTTTCCAGCTGGAGCCTCTGCTTACTCCGCTGGTGGAAAGACTGGTGCATCTGCTGAGCAATGTACACATCCAGTCCAG TGAGTACTTCCGGGAGTCAATCAGGCATGAGATTCGTATGGCACGGGAGCGATTCAGCGGCCAAGCCCTGAGTGAAGAGCTGAGCCACATCCAGAAACGCCTGGACAGTGTAGAGCTGCTCACCCCGGATATAGTTATGAATCTGATACTGTCCTACAGGGACATTCAG GACTACGATGCCATAATCAAACTGGTGGAGACTCTGAACCACCTCCCCATGTGTTTGGTAGCAAGACATCAGAATATCCAGTTTCACTACATATTTGCCCTTAACAG GAGGAATCAACCTGGAGATCGCACCAAGGCTTTGGAGGCAATTTTGCCTATTGTGGAGACGGGGCACAAGGTAGCATCAGATGTCTACTGCCTGTGTGGACGGATCTACAAAGACATGTTCATGAGCTCTGGGTTCACTGATCACTACAGCAGAGATCAGGCCTGCTATTG GTATGGAAAAGCTTTTGAGACAGAGCCAACTCTTCACTCTGGTATCAATAATGTTGTCCTCCTGATGGCAGCTGGCCATGAGTTTGACACTTCTATTGAGCTGCGCAAACTAG GTGTGACTCTAAGCACCCTGCTTGGTAGGAAGGGTAGCCTGGAGAAGATGAGGGACTACTGGGATGTCGGCTTCTTCCTCGGAGCAAACATTTTAGCTAACGAACACAGGAAAGTCATTGAGGCCTCTGAGAAACTCTACAGGCTCAAGGCTCCTATCTG GTATGTGGCATCCATTATGGAAACGTATATCCTGTACCGTCAGTTTGCCAAACTGCCTGAGGTGGCGTCTCTTAAACAGGACACCGTGGACTTCTGGATGGAGCTGCTATTGCAGACCTGTAAACCCACCGTCTCCACAGACCGCTGCCCA GTGCTCATTCTGGAGCCCAGTAAAGTCTTTCAACCagctattgtgtgtgtgagtgaggagGACGAAAGTCGCACTGTCCAGTTGAAGCACGTCACGCCCTTAAAG AAAGGCTTACACCAGTGGACTTTCCCAGCCTCTGAAATCCGTGGTGTGAG TGCTTCAAAGATTGATGAGCGGAGCTGCTTCCTATACGTCCACTATAACTCAGATGATTTCCAGCTCTGCTTCCCCTCTGAGCTTCACTGTCAAGG TTTCTGCGAGCTGGTGAACTCTCTGCTTCAGCAGGCTGAAGACTCTGCTCAGGACCTGGAACATCTAACTGGAGGAATATTAGAG TACATCTACGAGACAAATGAGAATGGCGACAAGGTGGTTTTGGGTAAAGGAACATATGGGGTGGTCTACGCCGGTAGGGACCTGAGCAACCAAGTACGAATCGCCATCAAAGAGATCCCCGAGAAGGACAGCAC GTACTCCCAGCCTCTTCATGAGGAGATAGCTCTGCACAAGAGGCTAAAACACAGGAATATTGTCCAGTACCTGGGCTCTGTCAGTCAGGATGGTTTCATTAAGATCTTCATGGAGGAAGTTCCAGGAG GCAGTTTGTCATCCCTCCTGCGCTCCAAATGGGGTCCTCTGAAAGACAATGAAGCCACCATCATCTTCTACACCAAACAGATCCTTGAGGGGCTCAAATACCTTCATGACAATCAGATAGTCCACAGAGACATTAAG GGCGACAATGTATTGATCAACACATATAGTGGAGTCCTGAAGATCTCTGACTTTGGAACCTCCAAACGGTTAGCAGGGATTAACCCTTGTACTGAGACCTTCACTG GAACTCTCCAGTATATGGCCCCAGAGATTATAGACCAAGGGCCTCGGGGTTATGGGAAGCCGGCTGATATCTGGTCCCTAGGGTGCACTATTATAGAAATGGCAACAGGCAAAACACCCTTCCATGAGCTGGGAAGTCCTCAGGCAGCTATGTTCAAG GTGGGCATGTTTAAGATCCACCCCAGAGTTCCAGAGTGCATGTCAGAAGAAGCGAAGGGCTTCATCATGAACTGTTTCGTGCCAAACCCGGATGACAGAGCCACAGCGGCAGAGCTGCTGATGGACACCTTCCTCAGGTCGTCTCCCAAGAAGAAGGCCAAGGCTCCGCAGGAATCAGAACCTAAAGACTCCCTTTCTG CAGACTATCAACGCAGCCTGTCTGTGCCTATCTCCATCCATGTGGAGGACGCTGATTCATACTCGGATTCAATTGACCTGTCCTGCTCCCTGGACTTCAGGAGGCCTCAGTCCGCCTGTTTAGGAATTGAAGTCTCAGAGAACCCACCTAGCACCAGCAGCTTCCTGCT AATACCAGAGGACTCTCCCTCAGAAATGAGCAGTCCAGCCGCAACAGAGGAGAACATTGGCCTTTTTATGCTGAGAAAGGACAGTGAGAGGAGAGCCACCCTGCACCGGGTCCTCACTGATTATATCAGTCATGTCATCTCTAATTTACAGGAGTCGGTGCCTCAG TACGGCAAGGGATCATCGCTCACTGCAGACCACATCACCAAGCTCATCTGTTGCTTGCGAGACAACATCCGCTCCCCGGATAGGAAGCAGCTGACCAGTGAGCTGCTGGACCTCCGAGCCATTCTGCTTGCTGCCTCAGTGCCTATGAACAGCCTGCAGGCAGTGCTGTTCAGCTTTCAAGATGCA GTGAAGAGGGTGTTAAAGCAACAGCGAGTGAAACCTCATTGGATGTTTGCTCTGGACAATCTGCTGAGACAGGCAGTACAGGAAGCCATCACTGTGCTCCTACCAG AGCTGAAACTCCAGCTGCAGTCCTCATTCGAGATTGACGACAGCATGCCCGAGGAGCAGTCTGCTGACCCAGACACTCCTGTGGTTCCTGTGTCTGACCAGCTGGGGGCGCCAGCAGACCTACAGCAGGCTGAATCCACAAACGAGATCACGCCTACAGCTGACCCCCAATCTCCTACAGACCTTGTCCTCAATACCAGCTGTCCCCTCAGTGAGAAACTGAGAGATCTACGACTAGAGACCAGAAG actgCTGAGTCAGCTgaatgagaaggagagagagtacCAGGAGCTACTGAGGACCTCTgtccagaggaaacaggaacagaTAGATGCATTGAGGAAAGCAGCCGACACTGAAG ATGGTGAGCTAGCTTCACAGAAAAGCTCTAACCCAGAGGTGAAGGCTTTGGTGCGCTGGCTCAAGTCTATCCCTATAGATCAAGACACCATTGATAAG TTGCTCTCTCATGACTTCACCTTGGACTGTCTCCTCTACATGGCCTCCAGAGATGATTTGATATATTGTGGTATAAG AGGCGGCATGCTGTGTCGAATCTGGGCAGCCATCACAGCTCGCAGGAAGACACAGCTCAGCACGCACAATGAGGACAGCGAGGACACTCTTCTTTAA